The genomic window TGCTGGTGAAGCTGAATGTTGCAAATAACGGCGTACTGAGCTTTACCACTGACGGCGACACAACCCGCTACATTGACTTGAACAACCCGGCGGTTCTCAAGACCGCCGGGGCAAACGCTGGTAAGAACCCTCTTGGTATTGTCATCAACGATGCTGGTACAGTTGCCTACGTGATGAACTACATTTCCCATAACGTTTCGGTAGTTAATCTGAATGTTGATCGCGTCGCTAAGGTTATCCAGACCAGCGCTCTCCCAACACCAGGCTCGCGCGATGAAACTGTCGAGGTTGGGGGAGAAGTATTTTTCTCCTCCCGTGGCAACTTTGTTAGACCAGGGGGTACAAATGTGTCAACCCAAGAACGGCTTTCTTCCGAAGGGTGGCAGAGTTGCGCCAGTTGTCACTTTAACGGACTAACTGACGGTGTAGTGTGGCAGTTTGGTACTGGGCCACGCAAGTCAGTACCACTCAATGGCACTTTCAACCCAAATAATCCCAACGAACAGCGCATTCTAAACTACTCGGCAATCTTTGACGAGGTTCAAGATTTTGAAAATAATATTCGTAACGTTTCTGGGCCTGGGGGATTAAACTTGCAAGGCTTGCCGCCACGGGCGTGTATTGAAACAACTCCTGTAGCAAGCAGTCCCAGCAATAACGATCCGAACCACGGTTTATTATTTGGTGACAATGGGAACATTAACATCTCACCTTGTGAGATTAATACGTTTTTGACCAAGCGGAATCTTGGGCGACAGCAACATAAAGTCCAGCTACCAGGTAGCAATATCCAAGTGTCAGCCCTTGATGCCTTAAATCAGTGGGTGCGTTTAGCGGTTCGTACACCTAATCGACCACTGACAACACTTGAGCTGACCTTTGGCGGTGGTAATCCCGCAGGTGGTGTTAATGAATCTCAAGTCTTAGCTGGAAGGCAGTTGTTTCAATCCGCCAATTGCCTTGCTTGTCATAGTGGTGGGAAATGGAGTCGAAGCACGAAAAACTTTGGTTCGCCACCAGCAGTTGCTCAAGTTGCGATTGAAACCGATCCGAACGCGGCGGGAGTCCCACCAGATCCAAATGGCACACAGTACCTATTTCAATTTCTGAGTAATATCAAATCGTTTAATCTCAATGTTCCTGGAGCAGGTAATCCCATAGCTGGTCAACCGCAGATTGGAGCCGTTGAGAAGGACACTAATAATAGAGATGCTTTAGGCTTAGACTACAATAACGACGGCAAAGGCGAAGGTTATAATATTCCATCGCTGCTAGGTATTCACTCTTTACCACCCTACTACCACAACGGTGCTTGTGAAACTCTAGCCTGTGTAGTTGCGGATATCGATCACCGCACCGCAGGGCTACCCGTTGGCGCAGCCGATCCCCTGGCAACGGCATCTGCTCGTAACAACCTTGTACGGTATTTAGAGTCAATAGACAAAAATACACCGCCACCAGCCTAAGTTAATTTAGAACAAACAAAAGCGGGCTATATAGCCCGCTTTTCAATTAGGCGTTAGTAGTAAAAATAATATCTACAGTTACTTTAGCTAATTCACCGGGTAGAGTCGAGGGGGAGGCTGATGTCACAAATATTTGACACCAAAATATCGGGAATATATCGAGCAGTCCCAAAGTACCAAAAGTGTTTGTCACCTTTTGTCACTGTCCGAATGAACCCTTACGGAGAGCTAATTTCAGCCTTTGAACTAGAGCTTTTAATTTTATTAGTAAAAAATCGATAAGTAGCTCATTGGGCAAAGATTTGGTAATTCAGAAATGATTAAAGTTTTTGGAGTCTGACAGAGGAGGGCTAATAGTGAAGTTCAATAGCAGCTAGTATAAAATACTCATGTAGCCAAGCTTGAGGTGTTAGAGCGATCGCAGTTGTTACCCTAAAATCAAAAACAAACTCTAATGAAATATTATATTGTCGATGTGTTTGCCCAGGAAAAATATAATGGCAATCAATTAGCCGTATTTGTAGATGCTGGAAGTCTAACCAGTCACCAAATGCAACGTATAACCAAAGAAATCAACTATTCTGAAACAACTTTTATTACTAATAACCAAAGCCGCGAGGGTGGCTACGACGTTCGGATTTTTACCCCAGCGCAAGAACTTCCTTTTGCTGGTCATCCGACTTTAGGGACTGCATACATCATTCAACAAGAGATTGTTAAGCAACCTGTGGAAAAAGTTACCTTAAACCTAAAAGTTGGGCAAATACCTGTAAGTCTGCATTACTCCGATAATTCTGTAGACTTGCTGTGGATGCAGCAAAAACCGCCGATTTTTGGACAGAAATTTGATAAAGAGGCGATCGCACAAGTATTAAATTTACCCATAAACGATATAGATAGTAACTTCCCGATTCAAGAAGTTTCTACAGGCTTACCAATTATAATCGTGCCTTTAAAAACCTTAGCCGCCGTTAAAAAAGCCAAGGTAAATCTAGAACTGTATTTTGAATTGATTAGTAATACGGAAGCTAAGGCAATTTTGATATTTTGCCCAGAAACCTATCATCAAGAAAATAATCTAAACGTGCGTGTATTCTGCGATTACTTCGGTGTTCCCGAAGATCCAGCGACAGGAAGCGCTAATGGTTGTTTGGCTGGATATTTAGCGAATTATGCTTATTTTGATGCGGATTCTATTGATATTCGCGTCGAGCAAGGTTATGAAATTGGTAGAGATTCACTTTTATTGTTAAAAGCTCAAAAAACAAACGCAGACATTGATGTTTTTGTTGGCGGTAAAGTAATTATGGTAGCTAAAGGGGAATTTGTCTAAAAACGTGGATCTCAAGCAACGTTTATACGATCATCTTATTCAACTGGTAAGGGAGCGCGATCCTTACTTCTCTACGGCTGGGCATTTTTTCGTTCAGCAATACATCTTGCAACAATTGCAACAGTGGGGAAGGGTGGAAATTCACGAGTTTCAGGTAAATGGACGCACTCATAAAAACCTAATTCTGCATTTACCCGCCGCTAATGGGAACAACAAGCCACCGATTTTAATTGGCGCACACTATGACGGCGTACCGGGAACTCCAGGCGCAGATGACAACGCGACAGGGGTTGCAGCTTTATTAGAATTAGCAAGAATCTTTGCAACCCAACCAATTAAGTACCCGCTTCAGCTAGTTGCTTTTGATATGGAAGAATACGGCTTATTGGGTAGTATTGATTACGCCACTAAATTGCACAGCCAACAGCAACCATTACGATTGATGATTTCTCTAGAAATGCTGGGTTATTGCGACTCTGCTCTCGGTTCGCAGCGCTATCCGTCGCCTTTAGAGAAGATTTACCCAAATACGGGAGATTTTATTGCTTTAATTGGTAATTTACCAACAATTCCCGACTTACTCAGCTTAAGTGGGAATATACGTAAACACGGTACAAATTGTCAATGGCTACCTGCACCTAATCGCGGTCTAATTGTTCCACAGACACGCTGGAGCGATCACTCGCCCTTTTGGGATCGAGGTTATAAAGCAATTATGGTAACGGATACCGCCATGCTGAGAAATCCTCATTATCATCAAGAAAGCGATCGCATTGAAACTTTAGATTTAGACTTTTTTACTGGAGTTTGCAACAGTTTAGCTCAAGCCATACCCTTGTTATAATTTAGCGGTTTTAAAAGTGTTGCATTGCTCTACATCTCCCGTTTGGATTCCCTGTTTAAACCAGCGCACTCTTTGAGCAGAGCTACCATGAGTAAAGGATTCTGGGACTACATAACCTTTAGATTGACTTTGCAGGCGATCGTCCCCAATGCTACTAGCAGCATTTAACGCTTCTTCTATATCCCCTGCTTCTAAAACTTGGCGCGAATTTTGGGCTTTATTTGCCCAAATCCCGGCAAAACAATCAGCTTGCAACTCTAATCTCACAGAAAGTTGATTTGCTTCAACTTCACTAACTCGACTTTGCAAAGAGCGGACTTTATCAGATATTCCCATAAGGTTTTGTACATGATGTCCAACTTCATGAGCAATTACATAAGCTTGAGCAAAATCTCCTGGTGCTTGCAGACGCTCTTGCAAATCTCGGTAAAAACTTAAATCTATATACAATTTTTGGTCAGCAGGACAATAAAAAGGGCCAACCGCCGCTTGAGCAAAACCACAAGCTGATTCTACTCTATCGGAAAACAGCACTAAAGTAGGCTCTACATAGTTTGCCCCCATCTCTTTAAATAACGGTTTCCAAGTATCTTCAGTGTCTGCTAAAACTACCGAAACAAAGTCTGCAAGGCGATCGCTTTCGGGGGAAGTTTCCCTATTTACAGCAGTGGGATTATCATTAGTAGGTGCGACTTGCTCCAAAATTGCCGGATCTACACCTAAAAACATAGCAATTAGCGACAACACAAGAAATCCAATCCCGCCGCCGACTACGGGACCCGAAACCCCCACACCGCGACGATCTTCAACATTGCTACTTCTTCGCCCAAATTCCCAACGCATGGCAACTTCCCCCTTGACTTTAATTGCAAGTTTGATTTAATACTACTAAAACTCGCAACCTACTTGAGTCTTATTTGTTTGCTTTTGAGCGGTACGCACAGCGACAGATTTTAGCAACTTCTAGCGCTGGAATGATTTTAATTTGTTGCAGGTTTGAAAAAATAGTCTTGCTTAAGGCTTTAAATAATAAACGCAGATATGCCGCAGTATTTTGGACAGTTAGGGACAGTTGAACAACCTTGGTCAATTCTTGGCGCTGTAGAAACTATCAAAAAAGAGCGCACTTCTATACAATTACACTTTGATAGTGCTTGCCTAATTATTACAATACTTGCAGCAAACTTAATTCGCGTCCGCCTAGCACCAAAAAGCGACTTTATGCCCCGTCGGGATTGGGCTGTAACAATAGACGATAGCGAATTTGCAATTGTACCGTTCGATCTCGTCGAAAATGACGAAGTTATCGAAATTACTACCGAATTAATTAAAGTTAGAGTTAACAAAAATCCTTGTCAGGTTAGTTGTTATGACTTGTGCGATCGCCCTTTTGCTCAAGATATTACTCCTATGGGCTGGCGCTCTGGCGGTGTAGCAGCATGGAAAAAAATTGAAGAAAACGAACATTTTTATGGTTTTGGCGAACGTACAGGCTTATTAGACAAGCTCTCCGAGCGTAAAACCAACTGGACAGTAGACGCTTTGGATTACGGATCGCTTAGTGATGAGATGTACCAGGCAATTCCATTTTTTATAGCATTGCGTCCTGAAGTTGCTTACGGAATCTTTTTTAATACTACTTTTTGGAGTCAGTTTGATATCGGTGCAGAACAACCGGGAGTTTTGCGAATGGAAACGCGGGGACAAGAACTAGACTATTACATTATTTATGGCGCAGAACCCGCCCAAATTTTAAACACCTACACTCAACTTACAGGCAGAATGCCAATGCCGCCAAAATGGGCGCTAGGCTATCATCAATGTCGCTGGAGTTACGAATCGGAAACAGTGGTACGCCAAATAGCTAAAGAGTTTCGCGATCGCCGCATACCTTGCGATGTAATCCATCTCGATATCGACTATATGAACGGCTATCGCGTGTTTACCTGGAGTCCCAAACGCTTCCCTAATCCCGCCCAATTAGTCGGAGATTTGGCAAAAGATGGCTTTAAAACCGTAACAATTATCGATCCAGGGGTTAAATACGAACCCGAAGCCGATTATCACGTATTTGATAGCGGAGTAGCTAAAGATTACTTTGTCCGCAAAGCTGACGGACAATTATTTCACGGTTATGTCTGGCCCGAAAAGTCTGTTTTTCCCGATTTTATGCGCTCCGATGTGCGTCAGTGGTGGGGTGACTTGCACCAAAACCTTACTAATATCGGCGTAGCAGGAATTTGGAACGATATGAACGAACCTACCATAAGCGATCGCCCGTTTTCTGAACCAGGAGAAAAAATCTATTTTCCTTTAGATACACCCCAAGGATCAAAAGACATTGCAACACACGCCGAAGTCCATAACCTGTACGGTTTAAACATGGCTAAAGCAAGCTATGAAGGTTTAGAAAAACACCGTCCTAATGAGAGAAGTTTTGTATTAACGAGATCGGGCTATGCTGGGGTGCAACGTTGGTCATCGGTATGGATGGGTGATAATCAATCATTGTGGGAACACTTAGAGATGTCTTTACCCATGTTGTGCAATATGGGCTTATCGGGTGTTGCTTTTGTCGGCTGCGATATTGGCGGTTTTGCGGGAAATGCAACGGCGGAATTATTTGCGCGGTGGATGCAGGTAGGAATGCTTTACCCCTTTATGCGGGGACATTCGGCGCTGTCTACATCTCAACACGAACCTTGGGCTTTTGGACTTCGCACTGAAAACATTTGCCGCACATACATCAATCTGCGTTACCAATTACTACCCTATTTCTACACGCTATTTTGGCAAGCCGCAACCACAGGAGCGCCGATTTTACGCCCACTTTTGTACCATTTTCCCAATGATTCAAAAACCTACGAACTATACGATCAAGTCATGCTAGGCGATTCTATTATGGCTGCTCCCATTTATCGCCCAGGAGTCGAACATCGGGCGGTTTATTTGCCCCAAGGTACTTGGTTTGATTGGTGGACGGGGGAAGTTTACAAAGGAGAATGTCATATTTTGGCACACGCACCTTTAGAAACAATGCCTTTGTATGTCTGCGCGGGGGCAATTATTCCCCTGCAACCAGTGATGCAGTATGTAGATGAAAAACCCCTTGATTCTTTAACCTTACGGATTTATCCAGGAAACGGGGAATTTACACTTTATGAAGACGATGGACATAGTTTTGCTTATAAAAACGGCGAATTTGCAACTACAACTATTCGCGTATACGAAGAAGAACAGCAATATATAGTAGAAATAAGCGATCGCGTTGGCAATTGGCAACCCACAACACGAGAAATAATTGTTGAATTAGTAGGTATTGGTCAAGAAAGTTTTATTGATAATGGTACAGCGCGGAGTTTGCGCTTTGATAGAGTGAAATAGGCGATCGCTTTGTCTATTGCAAATTAGTTTAAAAAAGTATGGATCAAGCTTCTATGAAGGATGTCCCTAAAAATATGCGAAGAACAGGGATGCTCCTTTTTCGAGATGCATTTATAGAATCATTACACGGCGAAAAGCTAATGTGTGTTGTACATCTAGCTCATGCAGCAGAAATTTTGCTGAAAGCTCGCATAGCGCAAGAACATCCGCTCTTAATTTTTTCAAAACTGCCTAAGCCTAATGATGATACTCTGACACTGATTGATTTGCTAGAAAGCGGTCGCACTCTATCTTATGAAGAATTACCTGACCAGTTATGGGCAACTACAGGAATTAAAATTGAGCCAGATATTCTTACTCAACACCGCAAATTTGGTAAGCTAAGAAATCAAATCGTTCACTTTTCGATGGCAAATGCTAACACGCTAGACGTGTTAGCAATACGTTATTCACTGGAAGTGTTAGATCCTTTAGTAGAAAGCTTTTGGGGGAAGTCAGTAATTGATTTCATAACAAAAGATCCCCATGATTATTACGCTATGTTTGTAGGCTCTGGACAACTCGAAGACTTAATCAGGAAAGTCTCTACAATAGATCAACGGTTAAGACGATTGTTGGGGGATGCGAGTAAAGAAGCTTGGGAGAGACTGAATACACATCTTGAAGAAAGCAAAATGTTGGATAGAGCTAGAACTGATGAAGATTGGGAAGCTTTGGCAGTTTGGGAGGAATCACAGGCTGATCCTATTAAAGAGGAACAGTACAAACAGCAAATGGAAGAAATGGTTAGCTGGCAAATTTTTCTTAATTCTTTTTAGTTAGCTCACCAAATTTAATGTGTATCTTGAACAGTAGCTTGTCAATGTGGAACGGTAAAACAGTACATAACTGTAATATAGGACAAAAGTTATTGTCAGCGCTGCTAAAGTTTTCTACCGTAACTAATTTGCTCTGTCAATTTACATACTTTCTGGGATGAAGCGCGATCGCATTTATTCCCCAAATACACAGGAATGCGATCGCACTGGCTGAATCTACAGGAATAAGCGATCGCTCCCAACTTCACCAAACTCAGGTTAAGCTAGGAAAGCTTACAATCATTAGAAAATAAACTCGCACTCGTTTAGACTAATGACATTACAAGAACTGCAAAAACAAGCACTGCAATTACCAACTAGCGATCGCTGGCAATTGGTTCAAACTCTTTTAGAGTCTTTAAAGCGCGACAGCCTAACAGCAAAACATGGAAATTTGTCTCGGCTTCGAGGGATTGCCAAAGGTTCGGGAACAGTGGATAACTCTAATTCTAAAGAGGATTATACTAGCTACCTAATTGAGAAGTATCAGTAATGCGTGTTTTGATTGATACTAATATAGTTCTTGACTTCCTTCAAGAAAGAGAACCGTTTGTAGAAAATGCAACGAGATTATTTGAGCTTTTTGATACTGGACAGATTGAAGGATTTATCGCAGCAACAACGATTACCAACATCTATTATATTGTTTGTAAAACAGCAGGAGCAGTTGTAGCTTCTGATGCGATCGCCCAAATCCTTGCAGATTTAAACATTTGTCCGGTGGATCGAGATGTATTAGAACAAGCCATTGCCTTAAACTTTCGTGATTTCGAGGATGCCGTGCAGTACGTTTGTGGGCTTGTGCATAATGTAGATGCGATCGTCACTCGTGATACCTCTGGGTTTATCGGTGGAGAGATTCCCATTTTATTACCTGAAGCTCTTAACGCTAGATTTGATTGAACGAAGCCTATAACTACACAAATACCTAGAAGAAGTGCGATCGCGCCTGCTAATTTGAATAAATAGGCGATCGCTTTGTTAGTGTAAGTTGGATCAAAAGTAATCGTCGCAGGTTGCGATTGGTGACATTGCCGCAAGTTAACCATAAAATCTGAGGAGGTGTTCCCAGACGACATACTAAATCTATAAAATCGCTGTCCTTTGTCATAATTACAGCATTGTCGGCTCGTGCTGCTTCAAAAATTTCGATATCTTGAGCATCCCTAAGTGCTAAATCTACCAATGCGGCAACTTCTAAATCAAAAGTGTCTGACAACCAAACTGCTAAAGTTGGAGGCAGTTGAGCATCAACCCAAATTTTCACGCCGTTAGTCTAGGAAAATCAGTGCATCGTGCTGCAAATATCAAGCTTGCTTGAATATCTGCAAGTTCTAAATCGGGGAAGTCTTCTAAAATTTCGCTAACACTAACGTTTTCCGCTAACATTTCCAAAATGTCGGTAACTCGAATTCGCATCCCTCGAATGCAGGGACGACCGCCACACTGACCAGGTGTTTGAGTAATGCGAGTGAGTAATCCTGTTGTTGAGAGCATGAGGGGGTGACTAAAAGTTACTTTATCTATTTTACGAGAAATTATGAGCATATATAGCTTTCTGAGTAGCGGGCGATCGCACTTTTAATAATTGCAAGTTAACTTAAAAGCGATCGCCATACAACAAAACCTTGGTTAAAGTAAAATTGGCAAATTGTTTGTGGAGAGAAGTTATAGTTGAACTCTAAAATCATCTGTCTCGGTTCAGGAGTTAGTAAGTAAGACCGCTTACAAATTAGCTATTTGTTTGGAACTTTGGCAACTCCTTTTTCGTACATTTTACTTATTGGAAATATTTACTATTGGCTCAAAAAGCGCCGTATTCCTTTCCGTCAATCTGTCTTGAATCGGTGGGTAATTACGTCAAGTATGGGGATTCAAAAAGCTAGGTACAGAGACGCAGACCAGCAAAACTATACCATCTAGTTTTAGAAACATCTTAAGCTTACGCGCTCAAAGGCAATCCTAAATATTTAATGAGTAGTAATTGTTTGCTACCAGTGAGCTTAATTTGTTGACAATTTGCTGTCTAATTAAGTCAACATACAAAGCTATTGTTAATAAATACTAATATTATGCCCCTTGGTAGAATCCAATGATGTGGTTTGAAACATTAACTGGTTTTCCTGAAAATTCCCCCCAGCAAGTCCGCGAAAATATATCTGTTGACGGGAAGACATTAAAATCTCATGTCAACGAGAAAGTTATAGTTTGCGGTGAACTGGAAACCCCAACTTTGGCAGAACTGAGAGAACGGGTAAATTTGAGTGGGCATCAAGGCGGAAAAATCTCGCTACGAGAAGTAGTTGCAAATGTCCAGCATTTGCATACAAACGAATCAAATGCTAATTCACTTTTTCAGGTGGCTTCCCAGTTCAATCTGCTGGAAATGGTATCTTCGAGTGTAACGCCTGAGCATGGTGTAGGAATTTATGAGCGCGATCGCACCCAAGGACCAGCGTGCGCGATCGCCGCAGGTGCAGGAACAATTTTTCGTAACTACTTTGCGATCGTTAATGGGCAAATCGGTCAATCTGCAACAAATCAAATCGATTGCCTTGCGGATATCGGAGTAGCATTAGGAAACTCTCTGAGCCGTCTTTGGAAAATGAGAAACGGTTATACTTTGGCATCGCATAACGGTTTAATTGAGATTGCGAATCGACTTAGCGCCTCAAGTGAAAATGAACTCGATCGATTGCGGCAGTTGCTACGCATTGGTATTCAGTGGAATACACAAGTGACGCTTAACGATACCAATCACCTAGTTTCACAGGTTTATTGCTCCGCCTTACCCGTTGCTTATTCTCCTCATGCTTCGGCTCTATGGGCAGAATTTGCACAGTTAATTTTAGAGGCATCTTATGAAGCAACAATTTGTACAGCAATCTTGAATTCCCTCCGCAATGGAAACAATAGATTATTTCTGACACTTCTTGGCGGCGGAGCCTTCGGTAACAAACCCGATTGGATTTTTGCAGGAATGCGACGTGCCTTGAATCTCTACAAATATGCCGATCTTGATATCGCAATCGTAAGTTATGGCTCATCCAATCAATCTGTCCGACAACTTATCAATGAATTAATGAAATAGGTAAAAGGCGATCGCACTGAAAACATTTGCCACACATACATCAATCTGCGTTACCAATTACTACCCTATTTCTACACGCTATTTTGGCAAGCTGCGACAACGGGAAATAATTGTTGATTTAGTAGGTATTGGTCAAGAAAGTTTTATTTATTGATGATGGTACAGCGCAGAGTTTGGGCTTTGATAGAGTTAAATAGGCGATCGCCCCAACACTTCAAACTCTGTTTTAACTATATAGGATAGATAATAGATGTAGTCTCCTAGCAGCCACCAAGAGAGTCAAAACTCTTTTACCTAATTGGACAATAGCGTAATGACAACTGTAACCGAGTCAGATATCAAAGAATTAAAAGACTTGATTATTGCTTTTAGAGAAGACACCAACAACCGATTTACCGCCATTGATAATAAATTTACCTCTATCGATAATCGTCTCACTGTGATTGAAACTCGTTTAGATGAGTGGCGAACCTCAATTGCTAAAATCCCCGATTTAGCTGAAAAGGTGGGAGAGCTAAAAAACTGGAGGCAAATCGGGTTATTTTTTGTGACTGCTTTTATTAGTTCTATATTTAGCGGTACAATCGGCGGGGTAATTGGTTGGCTACTTAGAAGTGGAAAAGCTTGATTGGCAAGGTAAGCCAAGGAATCTTTAATACAGTAGGCGATCGCACTTGCAACAGTATTTATCAGTTTAAAATTGAAAAATATCCCAACCCAACGGCAACCTATGCTAAAAACCATCGCCGGAACTTACCTTAATGGGCAAATTCATCTTACCGAGCTACCACAAGATGTTAACGAATCCCAAGTTCTTGTTACCTTTCTCGATCCTAGCAAAATCGATCCCGCCAAACTACACCAATTAATAGATAAGTTGGAAACAATTGCAGGTATTGGGCAGGGTTTTGACGAACTAGAACGCGGTCAAACTCGTCCCATTTTAGACTTTATTCAAGAAATGCAGTTCGTTGAGATTGAGGGCAGTGTAGACCCAACAAAGCCTCTAATCTATTTATGGGAGATTCTGAATTCTCATGGAGATGTTTACTATCGGTATGTTGGCAAAGCCTCTCGCGGCGCGAAGCGACCACGCAAGCACTATCGCCGTAACGTCAATAATTTGCTGCTTGGAAAGCCTTACCGCAGGAAAAAACCGAATGAGTTCCGACCTGTACATCGTGAGCTAGCAGAGGCTGTTAAGAGCGGTCAAACGATCCGCCTTTCATTTATTTGCAATGTATCACCACACGAAAATATTGATTTCATTGAACGCCAGTGGCATCAGCACTATGAATGTAGCAAGTACATTTAAGTTAATAATTAAATTAAACCAAATGACTTCGGCTTAATTTATACGTTGAACTATATATTTTCGGGTCGAAAGCGATCGCATTTATTCCACAGATATACAGGAATGCGATCGTGCGATTTGCATGAATGGGCGAAGTCTTTTACTTCCAAGGATGCCAAAATCAAGTTTAGATAAGTAACAAGTGCGATCGCTAACTTTCATCTCTATGAGAAGCCCAAACCATGCAACTTTAACGGGCTTGACTCCAGAGGAAATTAGCAACTTGCTGACTCCAACTATCGCCAATCCATCCCAGCAATTGTCCTGATTGGAGCAATTTCATGAGCTATCCGAGAGTATTTGCAGATTTCCATAATGCTGACAACACAGGACAGTTGCGGCTCAATTGTATTGGTACAATTGAAGACTTAGCACGTCAACAAATTAAATTACAGCTAGGTCAGTTATTGACACTCTACAGCGAAGAATTAGAAGTTGACGGAGTAGTTCAATACTCTGAATTAGAGAAGGTATGGGTGGCGCGGATTGATTGGGAGCGAATTCGTGGAGTTGAAAGTAGTTATGTCAGTCAAGTAAGCTTGTAGGCGCGTAGATAACACAATAAAACTGTTACAGCGATCGCATTTATTCCACAGTTACAAAAGGAAGTGCGATCGCGCTTGCTAATTTGGATGAATAGGCGATCGCATTTATGCCACAGATATAAAGAAATGCGATCGCGCCTGCTATTTTGAATGAATAGGCGATCGCTATTTTTTCATCTAATACTTTCTACAGGCTGGATATGATCAACTACCGAAACCACATCACAATCGAACCCAATAAACGCGGTGGTAAGCCTTGTGTACGTGGCTTGCGAATTACAGTTTATGAAGTGCTTGAGTATCTAGCTTCCGAAATGACCGAAGCAGAAATCCTCGATGATTTCCCCGATTTGACGCGAGAAGATTTGAAAGCCTGCATTGCTTATGCTGCTGACCGCGAACGTCGGTTTATGACTCCTCCATTATCTGCGTGAAGTTACTTTTTGATGAAAACCTGTCGCCCAAGTTACCAAACCTTTTG from Synechocystis sp. PCC 7509 includes these protein-coding regions:
- a CDS encoding type II toxin-antitoxin system VapC family toxin yields the protein MRVLIDTNIVLDFLQEREPFVENATRLFELFDTGQIEGFIAATTITNIYYIVCKTAGAVVASDAIAQILADLNICPVDRDVLEQAIALNFRDFEDAVQYVCGLVHNVDAIVTRDTSGFIGGEIPILLPEALNARFD
- a CDS encoding DUF5615 family PIN-like protein; the encoded protein is MKIWVDAQLPPTLAVWLSDTFDLEVAALVDLALRDAQDIEIFEAARADNAVIMTKDSDFIDLVCRLGTPPQILWLTCGNVTNRNLRRLLLIQLTLTKRSPIYSN
- a CDS encoding DUF433 domain-containing protein; protein product: MLSTTGLLTRITQTPGQCGGRPCIRGMRIRVTDILEMLAENVSVSEILEDFPDLELADIQASLIFAARCTDFPRLTA
- a CDS encoding DUF433 domain-containing protein codes for the protein MNYRNHITIEPNKRGGKPCVRGLRITVYEVLEYLASEMTEAEILDDFPDLTREDLKACIAYAADRERRFMTPPLSA